Below is a window of bacterium DNA.
GGTTCAAAGCCGCCTACGCCGTCCCGTTGATCGCAAAGGGGCAGCTGCTCGGCGTTCTGTGTGTTCTCTACCGGCGCACCATGACGCCCAACGACGAGGGACTCGAGTTTCTCGACATGCTCGCGCGCCAGACGGCGATCGCGATCAGCGACGCCCGTCAGTTCTGGGCGGTGCAGCGGTCTCGCGACGACCTCATGCTGGCGTACGACACCACCCTCGAGGGATGGGCCCGCGCCCTCGAGCTGCGGGACAAGGAAACCGAAGGACACACGCAGCGCGTCGGTGAGATGACGGTGCGGCTGGCGAAACAGCTCGACATCCCGGAGACCGATCTCGTGCACCTGCGGCGAGGCGCGCTCCTGCACGACATCGGCAAGATCGCGATATCGGATACGATTCTCCTCAAGCCCGGTCCGCTGACGACCGACGAGAGGACGGCGATGGAGCTTCACCCCGTGCACGCGTACCATCTGTTGTCGCCGATTTCGTACCTGCGTCCGGCCCTGGACATTCCGTACTGCCACCACGAGAAATACGACGGGACCGGCTACCCTCGGGGTCTGCAGGGCGACCGAATCCCGCTGACCGCGCGAATCTTCGCCATCGTAGATGTCTGGGACGCGCTCACGCAGGACCGGCCCTACCGCCGTGCGTGGTCCGTCGAGCGCGCCCGTGAGTACGTTCGCGCGGAAATGGGGCGCCACTTCGACCCCGAGGTCGGCGAAGCGTTTCTTCGGATGCTGGAGCAAGAACTGGCGGAGCGCGGCGACGCGCTGCGCCCGCACGCCGCGGGCCCGCTCGCCGCGTCTCGTGACGGCCATTCCAACGGGTCCCTCGAGTCGGCGCTGTCTTTGGTTGCCGCGAGCACCAAGAGCGGCGACCTGCTGCACGCGGACGGAATGGGGGGTCGGGGCCAATGATACATCCGACCATGGCGCCTAAGCCGGCGGCGTTTCTCGCACGTCTGGCGGGCGACCTCACGGCGCTCCTCTGCCTCCCGGACCTCGCCCAGCGCGCCCTCGAAGCGCTCGACGCCGAGGTCGGCTTCGATTCCTGTCTGATCGGCGTGCTCGACGGGCAGAACCCGGACGTGTTGACCTTCGTCGGGGCCTCGGGCCACGGGCGAAGTTTTCGAGGACGGAAAGTCCCGAGGGTGGCGGGCCTCCCGTGGGCCGTCCTGGAAAGCGGCCGGCCCTTGTGCGTGCCGGATCTGCATGCCGAGCCCGAAGTCCTCGACTGGGCCGATGGCGTCCGTTCCGCAATCTACGCGCCGCTGGCCGTGCAGGGGCGCGCCATCGGCGTCCTGAGCGCCTTCCGCTGCGACGCCGGCGCGTTCGCTGCCGCCGAGCTCGAGTACCTCACCACGGTGGCCGGGTACCTGGCGGGCGCCTGTGAGGTGGCCCGGCTGTGCGAGCATCATCGCACCTCGGCGGCCACCGACCCGCTCACCGGTCTGAAGAACCGGCGGGCGTTCCTGGACGAGACGGCCACCGAGTTAGATGTCAGCCGCCGCACCGGCCGGCCGCTGGCCATGGCCATGCTGGACCTCGACGGATTCAAGGCCGTCAACGACGCGCTCGGTCATGCGGCGGGCGACGTGGTCCTCGTCCGGGTGGCCGAGGCGCTCAGACGGTGCACCCGCAGCGACGACATGGTGGTCCGTTGGGGCGGCGATGAGTTCGTCCTGCTGCTCCGCGACACCACCGCGTCGCAGGCCCATCAACTGATGGAGCGAATGCCGGACATCTCGGTGCCCGTGCGTGACGACTCCGAGAACACCCGGCTCGCGGTGTCGTGGGGCATCGCCTCCTGCCCGGCCGACGGCGACTCGCAGGAGATCCTGATGCACGTTGCCGACGCACGGCTGTTCGACATGAAGAGACACAAGCGAGTGGCCCGCGCGTCCGCCGCGACCGCATGGGCCGGCATCGCCTTAGCCTGAGGTCGTCGGCACCCGAAACGTGGGCCGCACCGGCTTGATACGAATGCGCACGCTCCTGGCGCTGGTGCTCATCAACGCTGTTGTGCCTCTGTGTGCGTACGCCCAGGACCAGGTCGTGGCCGTATCGGCCGGGCCCGAGGGCACTGCCCAACTGACCCTCCGCGACGGGAGCACGATCACGATTTCGAAGGAGCGCGGGCAGGTCGGCATCAGCGATGCGCGAATCGCCCCCGACGGGACCGTGGGTTGGCTGGCGGACTTTCATGTGGAGACGGTAAGTTACCCTGTTGCCGGCACCCTGATTGTCTGGCGGACGGGCAAGATTATCCGACGGTTCCCGACCGCCCAGGTCTTCTACAGTTGGACGTTCCATGCTCAGGGGAAACAGGTCGCCTACCATACCGGGCCCCTCCACGGCGAGCGGATGGCGCACTGCGAACTTCACGACGTCGCCAGCGGACGAACACTCGCAGTCTGGGATGGAGACCTGCGATTACGCGACAATCGCCCAGCGTGGACCGAAGGCTTGTCTCGTTGAGGCGACTGGAGCGTGCGCGGTGTGGTGTCGTCGGCAGTTCTGAATGGGAGATGGAACCCGTGGAGGGGGTCGCGTCCCGCGGCGCGGCACGGTCCGGTGCGGCGGAATTCTTGGTGGCGGCGGAGGGCTTCGAACCCCCGACTCCGCGGGTATGAACCGCGTGCTCTGACCAACTGAGCTACGCCGCCGCGCCTACGCAGGCATTATAACATAGGCCACAGGAGCGCTCCGGTCCCGCGCGGAAGCCGAAACGCGGCCGTCTCGTCCCTCGCAGAAGCCAGGAGGCCGCGATGCCCAGCCCGGTCGAGTTCGCCGACGTCCACCGTGCGCGTTTCGAGTCCGAACTCAACGATCTGCTCCGCATTCCCAGCATCAGCACGCTGCCGGAGCACCGCGACGATACCCGTCGCGCGGCGCACTGGCTCGCGGAGTACCTGCGCGCGATGGATCTGCCGGTGGTGGAGCTCATCGAGACCGCCGGGTATCCGCTCGTCTACGCGGAATGGATGGGTGCGCCGGGGCGCCCCACCCTCCTCGGCTACGGCCACTACGACGTACAGCCGGTCGATCCCGTCGATCTCTGGACGTCGCCGCCGTTCCAGCCGGCGGTGCGCGGCGGGCGGCTGTTCGCCCGCGGCGCCACCGACGACAAGGGCCAGGTCCTTACGCTCATCGGCGCGGCCAGGGCGTATCTGCAGACGGCCGGCCGGCTGCCGATCAACATCAAGCTGCTCATCGAAGGCGAGGAAGAATCCGGCGGCGCCGGCATCGAGGCGTACGTTCGCGAACACGCCGACCGCCTCGGGGCCGACGCGTGCCTCGTGCTGGATTCCGGCATGTTCGCACCGGGCATTCCCGCGATCACGCTTGGGCTTCGCGGCATCGTGGGCGCCGAGATCGAAGTGACCGGGCCCGCGCGGGATCTGCACTCGGGGAGCTATGGCGGCGTGGCGCCGAATCCGTTCCAGGCGCTTGCGGAGATCCTCACGGGCTTGAAGGACAAAGACGGCCGGATTCTCATTCCCGGTTTCTACGATCGGGTGGTGCCGCCGCCCGCCGAGGAAAAGTCGGGCTGGGAGCGCCTGCCGTTCGACGAGGCGGCGTTCCTCCGGAACGAGGTCGGCTCGCCCGCGCTGACCGGCGAGCCCGGCTACAGCGCCCTCGAGCGCATGTGGTCGCGGCCTACGCTCGAGATCCACGGCATGCCGGGCGGCTTCACGGGCGCCGGCTCCAAGACCGTCATTCCATCCCGCGCCTCGGCGAAGATCAGCATGCGCCTCGTCGCCGCCCAGCGCCCCGACGAAATCTCCGGCCTGTTCGCGTCGCACGTGCGCGCGATTGCGCCGAAGGGCGTGCGGGTGAACGTGCAGACCCGCCACGGCGCGCCGCCGGTCGTCATCTCCCCCCAGTCGCCGGCGATCGCCGCGGCGAAGCGCGCGCTCACCGAGGCGTTCGGTCGCGAAACCGTCTTCATCAGGACGGGCGGGTCGGTCCCGATCGTCTCGGAGTTCGCCGGCCGCCTCGGGCTGCCGGTCGTCGTCACCGGATGGGCGCTGCCCGACGCGAACGCCCACAGCCCCGACGAGAGCCTGGACCTCGAGCACTTCCACAAAGGCATCCGAGCGGTGATGAACTTCTTCGAGCATCTCGCCGGCTGAGGCCGCGGGCGGTACAATGTGGTGCGTTTCAGTGATGGTGTGGGCGAGGCGAGGCAAAAAATGAACACCGGCGAGGCCGCACGGGTTAAGCCGGGTTGGCTCCGAAGAGCTACCTCACTCTCACCCACGTGCCGCGCTCGCCGGCAAGCGAGACAATAGCACATGATGAATACGGGGACAATCCGGAACGATCGTTCTTGTGGACAAGCCGTGGATAATCGGCGCACGCGCGTGAATCTCTCGGAGTACCGGCGCAAACGTCACTTTGCGGCGACGCCGGAACCGTCCGGCGGCGCGGGTTCCGGGCGCGGCACGGGGCGCACGGCGGCGGCGCGCCTCCATTATGTTATCCACAAGCACCACGCACGTACGCTGCACTTCGACTTCCGTCTCGAGTGGAGGGGCGTGCTGCTCTCGTGGGCCGTTCCGAAGGGGCCGTCGGCCGTTCCCGGCACGCGACGCCTCGCCGTGCGGGTCGAAGATCACCCGTTGGAGTACCGGACGTTCGAAGGCCGGATCCCCGAAGGCGAGTACGGCGCCGGCACCGTCGTCGTCTGGGACGAGGGCTTCTGGACCCCCGACGATCCCAACGTCGCTGCGGCGCTGCGCCGCGGTGAGCTCCGATTCACGCTCGACGGCCGGCGGCTTCACGGCCAGTGGGTGCTCGTGCGCACGGGGCTCGGAGGCGGGCGCTCCGGTCAATCCTGGCTGCTCATCAAGCGCCGTGAGACGGCGGCGTCCGCCACCAATCCTCGGCCGGCGTCGCCGCGCCGGCGCGCGAAGGCTCCTTCGGCGCGGGCGTGACTCGCGCTGTGACCACGAGACGGCCGAGGCGGACTGGAAACCGCGCCGCCCGCTCCGATCGCATTCCATTCCGCGTCCGGCCGATGCTCGCGACGCTCGTGCGCGATCCATTCGACCGTCCGGGTTGGGTCTACGAGGAAAAGTACGACGGCTACCGGATTCTCGCGTACAAGGAGGGCAGCCGCGTCCGCCTCCTGTCGAGGAACGGCAACGACCGGACGGCCGCGTTCGACGATGTGGCGCAGGCGGTGCGAGGCCTGCCGGCGCGTACGCTGCTGCTCGACGGTGAGGTGATCGCTTTCGACCGGCACGGCGTCTCGCGTTTTCAGCTGCTTCAGCAGGGTCACGTCCGCCGGTCGTACGCCGTCTTCGACTGTCTCTATCAAGACGGCCGGGATTACCGCGGCGAGCCGCTGCCGGTCCGCCGCGCCGCGCTCGAAACCGTGGCGGGCGGGAAGGGAACTGTGTACCGCGCGCGCCGGATGGCCGCCAACGGGCTCGTGGCCTATCGGGATGCGAAGGCGCACGGGTTCGAAGGCGTCATCGCCAAGGACTCGAGCGCCCCGTATGTCGAGGGCCGGTCCAATAAGTGGCTCAAGGTCAAGGTACGGCAGGAAGACGAATTCGTCATCGGCGGGTACACGCCGCCGCGGGGCGCCCGGGAGAAATTCGGCGCGCTGCTGCTCGGCGCCCGCGACGGCAAGGGAGACCTGCTGTACGTCGGCAAAGTCGGCACCGGCTTTACGGCCCGCACCCTGGCCGACCTCCACAGAAAGTTCCAGCCGCTCGTCCGGCCCACGCCGCCCTTCGTGAACCCTCCACGCGACCGTGACGCGACCTACCTCGCACCCCGGCTCGTAGCGGAAATCGCCTACGAAGAGCTTACGGCGGATCGCAAACTTCGCCAACCCTCGTATCTCGGATTGCGCGACGACAAGAAGGCGCGCCAAGTCACGTTGCCGGAGCCCGTGCCGTGACCCGGAAGTCCGGAGGCCGC
It encodes the following:
- a CDS encoding DNA polymerase ligase N-terminal domain-containing protein, whose translation is MDNRRTRVNLSEYRRKRHFAATPEPSGGAGSGRGTGRTAAARLHYVIHKHHARTLHFDFRLEWRGVLLSWAVPKGPSAVPGTRRLAVRVEDHPLEYRTFEGRIPEGEYGAGTVVVWDEGFWTPDDPNVAAALRRGELRFTLDGRRLHGQWVLVRTGLGGGRSGQSWLLIKRRETAASATNPRPASPRRRAKAPSARA
- a CDS encoding sensor domain-containing diguanylate cyclase, which encodes MAPKPAAFLARLAGDLTALLCLPDLAQRALEALDAEVGFDSCLIGVLDGQNPDVLTFVGASGHGRSFRGRKVPRVAGLPWAVLESGRPLCVPDLHAEPEVLDWADGVRSAIYAPLAVQGRAIGVLSAFRCDAGAFAAAELEYLTTVAGYLAGACEVARLCEHHRTSAATDPLTGLKNRRAFLDETATELDVSRRTGRPLAMAMLDLDGFKAVNDALGHAAGDVVLVRVAEALRRCTRSDDMVVRWGGDEFVLLLRDTTASQAHQLMERMPDISVPVRDDSENTRLAVSWGIASCPADGDSQEILMHVADARLFDMKRHKRVARASAATAWAGIALA
- a CDS encoding dipeptidase: MPSPVEFADVHRARFESELNDLLRIPSISTLPEHRDDTRRAAHWLAEYLRAMDLPVVELIETAGYPLVYAEWMGAPGRPTLLGYGHYDVQPVDPVDLWTSPPFQPAVRGGRLFARGATDDKGQVLTLIGAARAYLQTAGRLPINIKLLIEGEEESGGAGIEAYVREHADRLGADACLVLDSGMFAPGIPAITLGLRGIVGAEIEVTGPARDLHSGSYGGVAPNPFQALAEILTGLKDKDGRILIPGFYDRVVPPPAEEKSGWERLPFDEAAFLRNEVGSPALTGEPGYSALERMWSRPTLEIHGMPGGFTGAGSKTVIPSRASAKISMRLVAAQRPDEISGLFASHVRAIAPKGVRVNVQTRHGAPPVVISPQSPAIAAAKRALTEAFGRETVFIRTGGSVPIVSEFAGRLGLPVVVTGWALPDANAHSPDESLDLEHFHKGIRAVMNFFEHLAG
- the ligD gene encoding non-homologous end-joining DNA ligase, with the protein product MLATLVRDPFDRPGWVYEEKYDGYRILAYKEGSRVRLLSRNGNDRTAAFDDVAQAVRGLPARTLLLDGEVIAFDRHGVSRFQLLQQGHVRRSYAVFDCLYQDGRDYRGEPLPVRRAALETVAGGKGTVYRARRMAANGLVAYRDAKAHGFEGVIAKDSSAPYVEGRSNKWLKVKVRQEDEFVIGGYTPPRGAREKFGALLLGARDGKGDLLYVGKVGTGFTARTLADLHRKFQPLVRPTPPFVNPPRDRDATYLAPRLVAEIAYEELTADRKLRQPSYLGLRDDKKARQVTLPEPVP